The following proteins are encoded in a genomic region of Labeo rohita strain BAU-BD-2019 chromosome 5, IGBB_LRoh.1.0, whole genome shotgun sequence:
- the zgc:64051 gene encoding leukocyte surface antigen CD53: MSCLKCLKYTMCVVNFIFFICGAAVFGLGIYLMTISRFSSLLPSLQAMNIANTLFITGIIITCVSFLGFLGALKENRCLLISFFVLLFILMLAELAAACLLLMYESQIETFISTDLKKGLETSIKTRKSHNYTIEDDWDKVQKTFHCCGITNYTDWKPNIPESCNIHRNQTQYWSEGCFTLLTNSFENNLLNTGIGVIVVCIIEVLGMCFSMTLFCHISRSGLGYK; this comes from the exons ATTTGTGGGGCTGCCGTCTTTGGATTGGGCATCTACTTGATGACAATCTCCAGGTTCTCTTCCCTACTCCCCAGTCTTCAGGCTATGAACATAGCAAACACACTTTTCATCACTGGGATCATTATCACATGTGTGTCCTTCTTGGGATTTCTTGGAGCCCTGAAGGAGAATCGTTGCCTGCTTATATCT TTCTTCGTACTGTTGTTCATTCTAATGCTGGCCGAGCTGgctgctgcctgccttttgcTCATGTACGAG TCACAGATTGAGACCTTCATTAGTACAGATCTTAAGAAAGGTTTAGAAACATCCATAAAAAccagaaaaagtcacaattacacaATTGAAGATGACTGGGACAAAGTGCAAAAGACA TTTCATTGCTGTGGCATCACTAACTATACAGATTGGAAGCCAAATATACCAGAGTCATGCAACATCCATAGAAATCAAACACAGTACTGGTCAGAG GGTTGTTTCACATTGCTAACGAACTCATTTGAGAATAACCTCTTGAACACAGGAATTGGTGTTATTGTTGTCTGCATTATTGAG GTCTTGGGTATGTGCTTCTCCATGACCCTGTTCTGCCACATAAGTCGGAGCGGGTTGGGATACAAATGA
- the araf gene encoding serine/threonine-protein kinase A-Raf gives MSNTSSCSSSGETSPDDTPRGGGTIRVYLPNKQRTVVNVRPGQTVYDSLDKALKVRGLSQDCCAVFRLLEGRKRLTEWDTDITPLVGEELLVEVLDDVPLTMHNFVRKTFFKLAYCDFCHKFLFNGFRCQTCGYKFHQHCSSKVPTVCVDMDTVTKRCVSNTEDCPSIMIYPATNSISQSDIPISADSLGGEQLSPTSGFRVFMRGEDGQSLQRHRSTSTPNVHMVSTLEPGAAGLLEEPFKISTMGQESSPKPSTSPPHLGSPGRRPPKSPSEPKERKQSSSDDKKKVHRGGYRDSSYYWEVHSREVNMLKRIGAGSFGTVYKGKWHGDVAIKILKVTEPTPEQLQAFKNEMQVLRKTRHVNILLFMGFMTKPNFAIITQWCEGSSLYRHLHVTETKFDTMRRIDVARQTAQGMDYLHAKNIIHRDLKSNNIFLHEGWTVKIGDFGLATVKSRWSGSQQVEQPSGSILWMAPEVIRMQDTNPYTFQSDVYGYGVVLYELMSGTLPYSNINNRDQIIFMVGRGYLSPDLSKLYSNCPKSMKRLIIDCLKFKRDERPLFPQILVGIEQVQDLLPKIERSASEPSLHRAVHAEDLNPLLLHTTRLMPL, from the exons ATGTCCAACACCTCCTCCTGTTCCTCCTCGGGGGAAACCAGCCCAGATGATACACCCCGAGGTGGGGGCACCATTCGTGTCTACCTCCCCAACAAGCAGCGGACGGTG GTAAATGTTCGGCCGGGACAAACTGTCTATGATAGTCTAGATAAAGCCCTGAAAGTCAGAGGCCTAAGCCAGGATTGCTGTGCTGTCTTTCGCCTTCTTGAAGG CCGGAAGAGACTTACAGAATGGGACACTGACATCACACCCCTCGTAGGGGAAGAGCTTCTGGTAGAAGTGCTGGATGATGTTCCTCTTACCATGCACAACTTC GTacgtaaaacattttttaaattagcttaCTGTGACTTCTGCCACAAGTTCTTGTTCAACGGCTTCAGGTGTCAGACGTGTGGGTATAAATTTCACCAGCACTGCAGCAGTAAAGTTCCTACAGTATGTGTGGATATGGACACTGTCACAAAACG GTGTGTTTCTAATACAGAAGACTGCCCTTCGATAATGATATATCCGGCCACCAATTCCATATCACAGAGTGACATTCCCATATCTGCAGATTCTCTTGG AGGAGAACAGCTGTCTCCCACATCAGGCTTCCGTGTGTTCATGCGAGGAGAGGATGGTCAGTCACTCCAGAGGCATCGCTCCACCTCAACCCCCAACGTCCACATGGTCAGCACGCTGGAGCCTGGCGCTGCTGGCCTCTTGGAG GAGCCATTCAAAATCAGCACAATGg GGCAAGAGTCCTCTCCCAAGCCTTCCACTAGCCCACCTCACCTAGGTTCACCAGGAAGAAGACCTCCCAAATCCCCTTCTGAGCCCAAGGAACGGAAACAGTCCTCATCTGATGATAAAAAGAAAGTG cacCGGGGAGGTTACAGAGACTCCAGTTACTACTGGGAGGTGCACTCACGGGAGGTGAATATGTTGAAGAGGATTGGAGCAGGTTCTTTTGGGACCGTCTATAAAGGCAAGTGGCATGGAGACGTGGCTATCAAGATTCTTAAAGTGACAGAGCCAACACCGGAGCAGCTCCAGGCCTTTAAAAATGAGATGCAGGTTTTACG AAAAACACGCCACGTCAATATTCTGCTGTTCATGGGCTTCATGACGAAGCCTAATTTTGCCATTATCACGCAGTGGTGTGAAGGCAGCAGCCTCTACCGCCACCTGCATGTTACTGAGACCAAGTTTGACACCATGCGCCGTATCGATGTTGCTCGCCAGACTGCACAGGGCATgga TTATCTTCACGCCAAGAATATCATTCATCGGGACTTGAAATCTAATA ATATCTTCCTGCACGAAGGCTGGACGGTAAAGATCGGTGACTTCGGGCTGGCCACAGTAAAGTCCCGCTGGAGTGGCTCTCAGCAGGTCGAACAGCCCAGTGGCTCCATCCTGTGGATG gcCCCTGAGGTGATCAGAATGCAAGACACTAACCCATACACCTTCCAGTCAGATGTATATGGATATGGAGTGGTGCTCTACGAACTGATGTCTGGGACTTTGCCTTATTCGAATATCAACAACCGCGATCAG ATTATTTTCATGGTGGGTCGTGGGTACTTGTCTCCAGACCTCAGTAAATTATACAGTAACTGCCCTAAATCAATGAAGAGGCTCATCATCGACTGTCTGAAATTCAAACGTGATGAACGGCCTCTCTTCCCACAG atCTTGGTGGGCATCGAGCAGGTCCAGGATCTGTTGCCAAAAATCGAGCGGAGTGCCTCTGAGCCCTCTCTACACCGTGCTGTACATGCCGAGGACCTGAACCCGCTTCTCCTTCACACCACACGCCTCATGCCTCTGTGA
- the imp4 gene encoding U3 small nucleolar ribonucleoprotein protein IMP4: MLRREVRLRKEYLYRKAQEDRLHAIEDKKQKLKSALDENRLIPTEVRKEALELQKLLEFEDEGGEGVSSHMDDEYKWAGVEDPKVMVTTSREPSSRLKMFAKEMKLMFPGAQRMNRGNHEVKTLVHACKANNVTDLVIVHETRGQPDGLVVCHLPFGPTAYFTLYNVVMRHDVPDIGTMSEAYPHLIFHNFTSRLGRRVSNILKYLFPVPKEDSRRVITFANTDDFISFRHHTYKKTDHKNVELTEVGPRFEMKLYMIKLGTLDNENTADVEWRLHPYTRTAKKRKFLSVE; encoded by the exons ATG CTGCGACGAGAGGTGAGACTGAGAAAGGAATACCTGTACAGGAAAGCACAGGAGGACAGGCTGCACGCTATTGAAGATAAAAAACAGAAGCTCAAATCTGCTTTAGATG AAAATCGGCTTATACCCACTGAAGTTCGGAAGGAGGCTTTAGAGTTACAGAAACTGTTGGAGTTTGAAGATGAGGGTGGAGAAG GTGTTAGTTCTCATATGGATGATGAGTACAAGTGGGCAGGAGTGGAAGACCCCAAAGTTATGGTCACAACATCCAGAGAACCCAGCTCTAGACTCAAGATGTTTGCCAAA GAAATGAAGCTGATGTTTCCAGGGGCCCAGCGTATGAACAGAGGAAACCATGAAGTTAAAACATTAGTACACGCGTGCAAAGCTAATAATGTCACTGATCTTGTTATAGTTCATGAGACCAGAGGTCAGCCAG ATGGTTTGGTGGTGTGTCACCTTCCTTTTGGGCCGACAGCCTACTTTACATTGTATAATGTGGTAATGAGACATGATGTTCCAGACATCGGCACCATGTCCGAAGCCTACCCTCACCTCATTTTTCACAACTTCACGTCACGTCTTGGCCGAAGG gTCTCCAACATCCTAAAGTATCTGTTTCCTGTACCCAAAGAGGACAGTAGACGTGTTATTACGTTCGCAAATACAGATGATTTCATCTCTTTCAG ACACCATACCTACAAGAAAACCGATCACAAAAATGTTGAGTTGACAGAGGTTGGACCCAGATTTGAAATGAAAC tgtacATGATCAAGCTCGGCACACTAGACAATGAGAATACTGCAGATGTTGAGTGGCGACTACATCCTTACACACGCACTGccaaaaaaaggaaattctTAAGTGTGGAATAA